A window of Macrotis lagotis isolate mMagLag1 chromosome X, bilby.v1.9.chrom.fasta, whole genome shotgun sequence contains these coding sequences:
- the LRRC43 gene encoding leucine-rich repeat-containing protein 43 isoform X2, translating to MEAGPGAVTVSQAFQEHLRRLCLREFPCGLGSWNKTLFSPENLKSWKSGFPKMPEDVPPEEETVDTLLRLVQSAKSPWAQPEDSTMEDQYLRELATQNPFIIDDAFLYSYYTSLRVVNKGITVIDEEVLKYTKLEELILSANRIRVVEPMNLPPTLKVLELYGNEMTSIQCLCSQPPPALQHLGLGHNRLHGLLESQFITSTYWPNLVSLDLGYNELTELRYMIAGLCTLPQLRLLVLQGNPLALVPHYRGYTIDCLPQLFVLDDISVSPEERYLFQGLSCKLGLAEEAAYITVTVKNVTGILDSSIFDPEPLIEGPFIVYNYYVTYNFVEDEKETGKEHANTVEEVKKSTPNPLSSSTLIQEDKEPGEDPWLKPAPGSILFSTIRKSWANVIEYNYKKKHTLKNLGPLKAFLLLGTCISIVEEKIVSWHIIPAPEESPPTSKKGKGEKEKKKDMKKKDKDKKEKGKEEDKKGKGKEKEKEKAKVIGKEKKKRKDTPYEVRQDAPILRVLGSQVINLEPLLSGETLVASVCNFGTVRTAEIDKMTFTRDQKAKIKKNIKKVDKDKKKETTVYEEADYKSDPLTVDVQIQLCNFKSLAEAMAKPSL from the exons ATGGAGGCGGGGCCGGGCGCCGTGACCGTGAGCCAGGCTTTCCAGGAGCACCTGCGGAGGCTGTGCCTGCGGGAGTTCCCCTGCGGGCTGGGCAGCTGG AACAAAACTCTATTCTCTCCTGAAAACTTGAAATCTTGGAAAAGTGGCTTCCCTAAAATGCCAGAAGATGTGCCCCCTGAAGAGGAGACTGTGGACACTCTGTTGCGGTTGGTCCAAAGTGCAAAGTCTCCTTGGGCTCAACCAGAAGATTCAACTATGGAAGACCAATATCTGCGAGAGCTTGCCACCCAAAATCCCTTCATCATTGATGATGCCTTTCTCTATTCTTATTACACATCCCTCCGGGTGGTGAACAAGGGG ATTACTGTAATTGATGAGGAAGTGCTGAAGTACACTAAGCTTGAAGAACTGATATTAAGTGCCAACCGAATCAGGGTAGTGGAGCCAATGAATCTTCCACCAACTCTTAAG GTTCTGGAGCTCTATGGAAATGAGATGACCAGTATCCAGTGTCTGTGTTCACAACCCCCACCAGCTCTCCAGCATTTGGGTTTGGGTCATAATAGACTTCATGGCCTTCTGGAAAGTCAGTTTATCACATCCACCTACTG GCCTAACCTGGTATCCCTAGACCTGGGCTACAATGAGCTGACTGAGCTGCGTTACATGATTGCTGGTCTGTGTACGCTGCCACAGCTGAGGTTACTAGTGCTTCAGGGAAACCCTCTGGCTCTGGTGCCCCATTACCGCGGATACACCATAGACTGCCTGCCCCAATTGTTTGTGCTAGATGACATCTCTGTCTCCCCTGAAGAGAGGTATCTGTTCCAGGGACTCAGTTGCAAACTAG GGCTTGCCGAAGAAGCAGCCTATATAACTGTGACTGTGAAGAATGTGACAGGCATTTTGGATTCTTCTATCTTTGACCCAGAACCATTGATTGAAGGTCCTTTTATTGTTTATAACTACTATGTGACATATAATTTTGTAGAGGATGAAAAAGAGACTGGGAAGGAGCATGCAAATACTGTGGAAGAG GTTAAAAAATCCACCCCAAACCCATTATCGTCATCAACACTTATCCAGGAGGATAAAGAGCCTGGGGAAGATCCCTGGCTCAAACCTGCTCCAGG GTCAATTCTCTTTAGCACAATACGAAAATCTTGGGCCAATGTTATTGAGTATAATTATAAGAAGAAGCATACTCTGAAGAACCTGGGGCCACTGAAGGCCTTCTTGTTGTTAGGAACTTGCATTTCAATAGTGGAGGAAAAG ATAGTTTCTTGGCATATTATTCCTGCTCCAGAGGAGAGTCCTCCAACTagcaagaaaggaaaaggagagaaggaaaaaaagaaagacatgaagaaaaaagacaaagacaagaaggaaaaagggaaagaggaggacaaaaaagggaaagggaaagaaaaggaaaaagaaaaagccaaaGTAATAGGGAAG gagaagaaaaaaaggaaggacacACCTTATGAAGTTCGACAGGATGCCCCCATCCTGCGAGTCTTAGGGAGTCAAGTGATCAACCTGGAGCCCTTGCTCTCTGGGGAGACCCTGGTGGCCTCTGTATGCAATTTTGGGACAGTCCGTACAGCTGAAATTGACAAAATGACCTTTACAAGG gaCCAAAAGGcaaagatcaagaaaaatataaaaaaggtgGACAAAG
- the LRRC43 gene encoding leucine-rich repeat-containing protein 43 isoform X3 codes for MHWRGEIFKAEKNKTLFSPENLKSWKSGFPKMPEDVPPEEETVDTLLRLVQSAKSPWAQPEDSTMEDQYLRELATQNPFIIDDAFLYSYYTSLRVVNKGITVIDEEVLKYTKLEELILSANRIRVVEPMNLPPTLKVLELYGNEMTSIQCLCSQPPPALQHLGLGHNRLHGLLESQFITSTYWPNLVSLDLGYNELTELRYMIAGLCTLPQLRLLVLQGNPLALVPHYRGYTIDCLPQLFVLDDISVSPEERYLFQGLSCKLGLAEEAAYITVTVKNVTGILDSSIFDPEPLIEGPFIVYNYYVTYNFVEDEKETGKEHANTVEEQVKKSTPNPLSSSTLIQEDKEPGEDPWLKPAPGSILFSTIRKSWANVIEYNYKKKHTLKNLGPLKAFLLLGTCISIVEEKIVSWHIIPAPEESPPTSKKGKGEKEKKKDMKKKDKDKKEKGKEEDKKGKGKEKEKEKAKVIGKEKKKRKDTPYEVRQDAPILRVLGSQVINLEPLLSGETLVASVCNFGTVRTAEIDKMTFTRDQKAKIKKNIKKVDKDKKKETTVYEEADYKSDPLTVDVQIQLCNFKSLAEAMAKPSL; via the exons ATGCATTGGAGAGGAGAAATATTCAAAGCAGAGAAG AACAAAACTCTATTCTCTCCTGAAAACTTGAAATCTTGGAAAAGTGGCTTCCCTAAAATGCCAGAAGATGTGCCCCCTGAAGAGGAGACTGTGGACACTCTGTTGCGGTTGGTCCAAAGTGCAAAGTCTCCTTGGGCTCAACCAGAAGATTCAACTATGGAAGACCAATATCTGCGAGAGCTTGCCACCCAAAATCCCTTCATCATTGATGATGCCTTTCTCTATTCTTATTACACATCCCTCCGGGTGGTGAACAAGGGG ATTACTGTAATTGATGAGGAAGTGCTGAAGTACACTAAGCTTGAAGAACTGATATTAAGTGCCAACCGAATCAGGGTAGTGGAGCCAATGAATCTTCCACCAACTCTTAAG GTTCTGGAGCTCTATGGAAATGAGATGACCAGTATCCAGTGTCTGTGTTCACAACCCCCACCAGCTCTCCAGCATTTGGGTTTGGGTCATAATAGACTTCATGGCCTTCTGGAAAGTCAGTTTATCACATCCACCTACTG GCCTAACCTGGTATCCCTAGACCTGGGCTACAATGAGCTGACTGAGCTGCGTTACATGATTGCTGGTCTGTGTACGCTGCCACAGCTGAGGTTACTAGTGCTTCAGGGAAACCCTCTGGCTCTGGTGCCCCATTACCGCGGATACACCATAGACTGCCTGCCCCAATTGTTTGTGCTAGATGACATCTCTGTCTCCCCTGAAGAGAGGTATCTGTTCCAGGGACTCAGTTGCAAACTAG GGCTTGCCGAAGAAGCAGCCTATATAACTGTGACTGTGAAGAATGTGACAGGCATTTTGGATTCTTCTATCTTTGACCCAGAACCATTGATTGAAGGTCCTTTTATTGTTTATAACTACTATGTGACATATAATTTTGTAGAGGATGAAAAAGAGACTGGGAAGGAGCATGCAAATACTGTGGAAGAG CAGGTTAAAAAATCCACCCCAAACCCATTATCGTCATCAACACTTATCCAGGAGGATAAAGAGCCTGGGGAAGATCCCTGGCTCAAACCTGCTCCAGG GTCAATTCTCTTTAGCACAATACGAAAATCTTGGGCCAATGTTATTGAGTATAATTATAAGAAGAAGCATACTCTGAAGAACCTGGGGCCACTGAAGGCCTTCTTGTTGTTAGGAACTTGCATTTCAATAGTGGAGGAAAAG ATAGTTTCTTGGCATATTATTCCTGCTCCAGAGGAGAGTCCTCCAACTagcaagaaaggaaaaggagagaaggaaaaaaagaaagacatgaagaaaaaagacaaagacaagaaggaaaaagggaaagaggaggacaaaaaagggaaagggaaagaaaaggaaaaagaaaaagccaaaGTAATAGGGAAG gagaagaaaaaaaggaaggacacACCTTATGAAGTTCGACAGGATGCCCCCATCCTGCGAGTCTTAGGGAGTCAAGTGATCAACCTGGAGCCCTTGCTCTCTGGGGAGACCCTGGTGGCCTCTGTATGCAATTTTGGGACAGTCCGTACAGCTGAAATTGACAAAATGACCTTTACAAGG gaCCAAAAGGcaaagatcaagaaaaatataaaaaaggtgGACAAAG
- the LRRC43 gene encoding leucine-rich repeat-containing protein 43 isoform X4, whose amino-acid sequence MEAGPGAVTVSQAFQEHLRRLCLREFPCGLGSWNKTLFSPENLKSWKSGFPKMPEDVPPEEETVDTLLRLVQSAKSPWAQPEDSTMEDQYLRELATQNPFIIDDAFLYSYYTSLRVVNKGITVIDEEVLKYTKLEELILSANRIRVVEPMNLPPTLKVLELYGNEMTSIQCLCSQPPPALQHLGLGHNRLHGLLESQFITSTYWPNLVSLDLGYNELTELRYMIAGLCTLPQLRLLVLQGNPLALVPHYRGYTIDCLPQLFVLDDISVSPEERYLFQGLSCKLEPLIEGPFIVYNYYVTYNFVEDEKETGKEHANTVEEQVKKSTPNPLSSSTLIQEDKEPGEDPWLKPAPGSILFSTIRKSWANVIEYNYKKKHTLKNLGPLKAFLLLGTCISIVEEKIVSWHIIPAPEESPPTSKKGKGEKEKKKDMKKKDKDKKEKGKEEDKKGKGKEKEKEKAKVIGKEKKKRKDTPYEVRQDAPILRVLGSQVINLEPLLSGETLVASVCNFGTVRTAEIDKMTFTRDQKAKIKKNIKKVDKDKKKETTVYEEADYKSDPLTVDVQIQLCNFKSLAEAMAKPSL is encoded by the exons ATGGAGGCGGGGCCGGGCGCCGTGACCGTGAGCCAGGCTTTCCAGGAGCACCTGCGGAGGCTGTGCCTGCGGGAGTTCCCCTGCGGGCTGGGCAGCTGG AACAAAACTCTATTCTCTCCTGAAAACTTGAAATCTTGGAAAAGTGGCTTCCCTAAAATGCCAGAAGATGTGCCCCCTGAAGAGGAGACTGTGGACACTCTGTTGCGGTTGGTCCAAAGTGCAAAGTCTCCTTGGGCTCAACCAGAAGATTCAACTATGGAAGACCAATATCTGCGAGAGCTTGCCACCCAAAATCCCTTCATCATTGATGATGCCTTTCTCTATTCTTATTACACATCCCTCCGGGTGGTGAACAAGGGG ATTACTGTAATTGATGAGGAAGTGCTGAAGTACACTAAGCTTGAAGAACTGATATTAAGTGCCAACCGAATCAGGGTAGTGGAGCCAATGAATCTTCCACCAACTCTTAAG GTTCTGGAGCTCTATGGAAATGAGATGACCAGTATCCAGTGTCTGTGTTCACAACCCCCACCAGCTCTCCAGCATTTGGGTTTGGGTCATAATAGACTTCATGGCCTTCTGGAAAGTCAGTTTATCACATCCACCTACTG GCCTAACCTGGTATCCCTAGACCTGGGCTACAATGAGCTGACTGAGCTGCGTTACATGATTGCTGGTCTGTGTACGCTGCCACAGCTGAGGTTACTAGTGCTTCAGGGAAACCCTCTGGCTCTGGTGCCCCATTACCGCGGATACACCATAGACTGCCTGCCCCAATTGTTTGTGCTAGATGACATCTCTGTCTCCCCTGAAGAGAGGTATCTGTTCCAGGGACTCAGTTGCAAACTAG AACCATTGATTGAAGGTCCTTTTATTGTTTATAACTACTATGTGACATATAATTTTGTAGAGGATGAAAAAGAGACTGGGAAGGAGCATGCAAATACTGTGGAAGAG CAGGTTAAAAAATCCACCCCAAACCCATTATCGTCATCAACACTTATCCAGGAGGATAAAGAGCCTGGGGAAGATCCCTGGCTCAAACCTGCTCCAGG GTCAATTCTCTTTAGCACAATACGAAAATCTTGGGCCAATGTTATTGAGTATAATTATAAGAAGAAGCATACTCTGAAGAACCTGGGGCCACTGAAGGCCTTCTTGTTGTTAGGAACTTGCATTTCAATAGTGGAGGAAAAG ATAGTTTCTTGGCATATTATTCCTGCTCCAGAGGAGAGTCCTCCAACTagcaagaaaggaaaaggagagaaggaaaaaaagaaagacatgaagaaaaaagacaaagacaagaaggaaaaagggaaagaggaggacaaaaaagggaaagggaaagaaaaggaaaaagaaaaagccaaaGTAATAGGGAAG gagaagaaaaaaaggaaggacacACCTTATGAAGTTCGACAGGATGCCCCCATCCTGCGAGTCTTAGGGAGTCAAGTGATCAACCTGGAGCCCTTGCTCTCTGGGGAGACCCTGGTGGCCTCTGTATGCAATTTTGGGACAGTCCGTACAGCTGAAATTGACAAAATGACCTTTACAAGG gaCCAAAAGGcaaagatcaagaaaaatataaaaaaggtgGACAAAG
- the LRRC43 gene encoding leucine-rich repeat-containing protein 43 isoform X5, with protein sequence MPEDVPPEEETVDTLLRLVQSAKSPWAQPEDSTMEDQYLRELATQNPFIIDDAFLYSYYTSLRVVNKGITVIDEEVLKYTKLEELILSANRIRVVEPMNLPPTLKVLELYGNEMTSIQCLCSQPPPALQHLGLGHNRLHGLLESQFITSTYWPNLVSLDLGYNELTELRYMIAGLCTLPQLRLLVLQGNPLALVPHYRGYTIDCLPQLFVLDDISVSPEERYLFQGLSCKLGLAEEAAYITVTVKNVTGILDSSIFDPEPLIEGPFIVYNYYVTYNFVEDEKETGKEHANTVEEQVKKSTPNPLSSSTLIQEDKEPGEDPWLKPAPGSILFSTIRKSWANVIEYNYKKKHTLKNLGPLKAFLLLGTCISIVEEKIVSWHIIPAPEESPPTSKKGKGEKEKKKDMKKKDKDKKEKGKEEDKKGKGKEKEKEKAKVIGKEKKKRKDTPYEVRQDAPILRVLGSQVINLEPLLSGETLVASVCNFGTVRTAEIDKMTFTRDQKAKIKKNIKKVDKDKKKETTVYEEADYKSDPLTVDVQIQLCNFKSLAEAMAKPSL encoded by the exons ATGCCAGAAGATGTGCCCCCTGAAGAGGAGACTGTGGACACTCTGTTGCGGTTGGTCCAAAGTGCAAAGTCTCCTTGGGCTCAACCAGAAGATTCAACTATGGAAGACCAATATCTGCGAGAGCTTGCCACCCAAAATCCCTTCATCATTGATGATGCCTTTCTCTATTCTTATTACACATCCCTCCGGGTGGTGAACAAGGGG ATTACTGTAATTGATGAGGAAGTGCTGAAGTACACTAAGCTTGAAGAACTGATATTAAGTGCCAACCGAATCAGGGTAGTGGAGCCAATGAATCTTCCACCAACTCTTAAG GTTCTGGAGCTCTATGGAAATGAGATGACCAGTATCCAGTGTCTGTGTTCACAACCCCCACCAGCTCTCCAGCATTTGGGTTTGGGTCATAATAGACTTCATGGCCTTCTGGAAAGTCAGTTTATCACATCCACCTACTG GCCTAACCTGGTATCCCTAGACCTGGGCTACAATGAGCTGACTGAGCTGCGTTACATGATTGCTGGTCTGTGTACGCTGCCACAGCTGAGGTTACTAGTGCTTCAGGGAAACCCTCTGGCTCTGGTGCCCCATTACCGCGGATACACCATAGACTGCCTGCCCCAATTGTTTGTGCTAGATGACATCTCTGTCTCCCCTGAAGAGAGGTATCTGTTCCAGGGACTCAGTTGCAAACTAG GGCTTGCCGAAGAAGCAGCCTATATAACTGTGACTGTGAAGAATGTGACAGGCATTTTGGATTCTTCTATCTTTGACCCAGAACCATTGATTGAAGGTCCTTTTATTGTTTATAACTACTATGTGACATATAATTTTGTAGAGGATGAAAAAGAGACTGGGAAGGAGCATGCAAATACTGTGGAAGAG CAGGTTAAAAAATCCACCCCAAACCCATTATCGTCATCAACACTTATCCAGGAGGATAAAGAGCCTGGGGAAGATCCCTGGCTCAAACCTGCTCCAGG GTCAATTCTCTTTAGCACAATACGAAAATCTTGGGCCAATGTTATTGAGTATAATTATAAGAAGAAGCATACTCTGAAGAACCTGGGGCCACTGAAGGCCTTCTTGTTGTTAGGAACTTGCATTTCAATAGTGGAGGAAAAG ATAGTTTCTTGGCATATTATTCCTGCTCCAGAGGAGAGTCCTCCAACTagcaagaaaggaaaaggagagaaggaaaaaaagaaagacatgaagaaaaaagacaaagacaagaaggaaaaagggaaagaggaggacaaaaaagggaaagggaaagaaaaggaaaaagaaaaagccaaaGTAATAGGGAAG gagaagaaaaaaaggaaggacacACCTTATGAAGTTCGACAGGATGCCCCCATCCTGCGAGTCTTAGGGAGTCAAGTGATCAACCTGGAGCCCTTGCTCTCTGGGGAGACCCTGGTGGCCTCTGTATGCAATTTTGGGACAGTCCGTACAGCTGAAATTGACAAAATGACCTTTACAAGG gaCCAAAAGGcaaagatcaagaaaaatataaaaaaggtgGACAAAG
- the LRRC43 gene encoding leucine-rich repeat-containing protein 43 isoform X1, with the protein MEAGPGAVTVSQAFQEHLRRLCLREFPCGLGSWNKTLFSPENLKSWKSGFPKMPEDVPPEEETVDTLLRLVQSAKSPWAQPEDSTMEDQYLRELATQNPFIIDDAFLYSYYTSLRVVNKGITVIDEEVLKYTKLEELILSANRIRVVEPMNLPPTLKVLELYGNEMTSIQCLCSQPPPALQHLGLGHNRLHGLLESQFITSTYWPNLVSLDLGYNELTELRYMIAGLCTLPQLRLLVLQGNPLALVPHYRGYTIDCLPQLFVLDDISVSPEERYLFQGLSCKLGLAEEAAYITVTVKNVTGILDSSIFDPEPLIEGPFIVYNYYVTYNFVEDEKETGKEHANTVEEQVKKSTPNPLSSSTLIQEDKEPGEDPWLKPAPGSILFSTIRKSWANVIEYNYKKKHTLKNLGPLKAFLLLGTCISIVEEKIVSWHIIPAPEESPPTSKKGKGEKEKKKDMKKKDKDKKEKGKEEDKKGKGKEKEKEKAKVIGKEKKKRKDTPYEVRQDAPILRVLGSQVINLEPLLSGETLVASVCNFGTVRTAEIDKMTFTRDQKAKIKKNIKKVDKDKKKETTVYEEADYKSDPLTVDVQIQLCNFKSLAEAMAKPSL; encoded by the exons ATGGAGGCGGGGCCGGGCGCCGTGACCGTGAGCCAGGCTTTCCAGGAGCACCTGCGGAGGCTGTGCCTGCGGGAGTTCCCCTGCGGGCTGGGCAGCTGG AACAAAACTCTATTCTCTCCTGAAAACTTGAAATCTTGGAAAAGTGGCTTCCCTAAAATGCCAGAAGATGTGCCCCCTGAAGAGGAGACTGTGGACACTCTGTTGCGGTTGGTCCAAAGTGCAAAGTCTCCTTGGGCTCAACCAGAAGATTCAACTATGGAAGACCAATATCTGCGAGAGCTTGCCACCCAAAATCCCTTCATCATTGATGATGCCTTTCTCTATTCTTATTACACATCCCTCCGGGTGGTGAACAAGGGG ATTACTGTAATTGATGAGGAAGTGCTGAAGTACACTAAGCTTGAAGAACTGATATTAAGTGCCAACCGAATCAGGGTAGTGGAGCCAATGAATCTTCCACCAACTCTTAAG GTTCTGGAGCTCTATGGAAATGAGATGACCAGTATCCAGTGTCTGTGTTCACAACCCCCACCAGCTCTCCAGCATTTGGGTTTGGGTCATAATAGACTTCATGGCCTTCTGGAAAGTCAGTTTATCACATCCACCTACTG GCCTAACCTGGTATCCCTAGACCTGGGCTACAATGAGCTGACTGAGCTGCGTTACATGATTGCTGGTCTGTGTACGCTGCCACAGCTGAGGTTACTAGTGCTTCAGGGAAACCCTCTGGCTCTGGTGCCCCATTACCGCGGATACACCATAGACTGCCTGCCCCAATTGTTTGTGCTAGATGACATCTCTGTCTCCCCTGAAGAGAGGTATCTGTTCCAGGGACTCAGTTGCAAACTAG GGCTTGCCGAAGAAGCAGCCTATATAACTGTGACTGTGAAGAATGTGACAGGCATTTTGGATTCTTCTATCTTTGACCCAGAACCATTGATTGAAGGTCCTTTTATTGTTTATAACTACTATGTGACATATAATTTTGTAGAGGATGAAAAAGAGACTGGGAAGGAGCATGCAAATACTGTGGAAGAG CAGGTTAAAAAATCCACCCCAAACCCATTATCGTCATCAACACTTATCCAGGAGGATAAAGAGCCTGGGGAAGATCCCTGGCTCAAACCTGCTCCAGG GTCAATTCTCTTTAGCACAATACGAAAATCTTGGGCCAATGTTATTGAGTATAATTATAAGAAGAAGCATACTCTGAAGAACCTGGGGCCACTGAAGGCCTTCTTGTTGTTAGGAACTTGCATTTCAATAGTGGAGGAAAAG ATAGTTTCTTGGCATATTATTCCTGCTCCAGAGGAGAGTCCTCCAACTagcaagaaaggaaaaggagagaaggaaaaaaagaaagacatgaagaaaaaagacaaagacaagaaggaaaaagggaaagaggaggacaaaaaagggaaagggaaagaaaaggaaaaagaaaaagccaaaGTAATAGGGAAG gagaagaaaaaaaggaaggacacACCTTATGAAGTTCGACAGGATGCCCCCATCCTGCGAGTCTTAGGGAGTCAAGTGATCAACCTGGAGCCCTTGCTCTCTGGGGAGACCCTGGTGGCCTCTGTATGCAATTTTGGGACAGTCCGTACAGCTGAAATTGACAAAATGACCTTTACAAGG gaCCAAAAGGcaaagatcaagaaaaatataaaaaaggtgGACAAAG